GGCGGCCCGGCTCCTCGCCCGCGAGGACGAGGAGGTTCTCGCCGTTACGGCGCATGCGGGTCGCGAGGTGGTCGAGCTTGAAGAGCGAGGACAGCTGGTCCGGGTCGGCCTCGCGGGACTCCAGCTCGGAGATGAGCGAGAGCTGACGCTGGATGAGGCCCTGCGAGCGGCGCGAGAGGTTGGTGAACATCGCGTTGACGTTGCCCCGCAGGAGGGCCTGCTCGGCGGCGAGGCGGACGGCCTCACGGTGCACGTCGTCGAAGGCCGCGGCCACCTGGCCGATCTCGTCGCGGGTGTGCAGACCGACCGACTCCACGGACGTGTCCACGTCCTGCGGGTCGGACTCGGAGAGCTGCTTGACGAGCTCGGGCAGTCGGTCCTGGGCGACCCGGGTGGCGGTGTCCTGCAGACGGCGCAGCGACCGGATCATGGACCGGGCCATGACGAAGGCGCCGACGAGCGAGACACCGAGGACGAGGAAGATCAGGGCACCGTTGATGATGGCGTCCTGCTGCGACTCGTTCCTGAGCTCGCGGGCCTTCTGCTCCATGTCCTCCAGGAGCGACAGCTCGATGGTCTTCATGGCCTGGAGCTTGGTGCCGTCGGCGTCGTACCAGTCCATCCAGGACCGGTACTGCTGCTCCTTGGCGAACTGCCCCTCGGTGGACAGCACGCGGCGGGTGTAGTGGTCCGCCTTGCTGATCTCCGGGTTGCCGTCGCCGAGGGACGCGGTGAGCTCCTCGGAGCGGCCCTGGTAGACGAGTTCGAAGGTCTTCTTCGACTGGCTCTCGCCGCGGAGCGCGGAGAGCGCGTACAGGCGGTCGTTCTCCTTGAGCGTGCCGGTCGTGGCACCGCTCTCGGGGAGCGACGCGGCGATGATCGCGCGCTGGATCGAGGCGTACTCCTTGGCCGAGGAGAAGGAGGCCAGGGCGCGCGTGCGCTTGATCATCTCGGGGTTGGACGTGGCCTGGGCCATGTCCTGCGAGAGGGACAGGAGCGAGACGATCAGCGCGTTGTACTCGGTGACGGTCTGCTGGGCGCCGTTGTCGTACGCCTTCTTGCGGATGTCCTCGATGCCGGTGAGCTGGCGGCCGATCTGCAGGATGTTGTTGCGGATCGACTTGAGGGTCTCGTCCTTGTCCTCCGTGAGGCTGACCTTGTCGGTCGCCGCGGCGAAGGCCTCGGCGGCGGCGTCGGTCTGGTCACGGACACCCTGGACGAGCGAGTTGGGCTTGGCGGTGCCGACCTTGGCGGGGTCCTTGGCGGCCACCGACAGCGGACCCGCCGACTTGTCCCGCTCCTCCTGGAGCATGGCGGCCAGGTTGGTGGCCTGCCGGGTCATGGTCGTCAGCAGCTGCATGTGGTCGAGCTGCGCGATGTCGTTCAGCGAGTCGTTGATGCGGAAGCCACCGAGCGTGGTGGCGGCGACGACCGGCAGGGTCAGCAGCGACACGAGTCGCGTGCTGATGCGCCAGTTCTGCATGGCGAGGCGGGAACCGGACCCCGTGGGGGCCTTCGGTATCGCCACGTCCTGCCCGGCGGCCGACTCGCTCTTGCCCTTCGCCTTGGCCAAGCCCTTGGGCTTCGCACGACCCTTCGCCTTCACCGTGGCGGAGGCGTCGGAGCTCGCACCCTCGACAGCCGGCCCGCGGTTCTGGGCGTGCTGGGGCGAGGAGCCACGGTCGGTCCCGCCGCGCGGCTCCTGCTCCGCCGCAGCGCTGCCATCCCTCTTGAATCGTCCCTGCACTAGCGTCGCAACCTCTGGACCAGGCGTCCCGCCGGGTGACCGGTGGGACGGTGTCGAGTCGTGGGGCACTGACGGCCCCATGGTGGTCGTCGGTGACCGGCGCGTCTCCCTCTCCTTGCCGCCGCGCTCGGCGCTGAGTCGCGCCACCTGCGCGCCGGCTGATTCCCGCGGCGGTCCCGCGAATTCCAGCACAGTGGAGGATCTCCAACAAGGTGTGCGCGTCGGGCTGGCCGGCCGGTCACGGCACGTGAGTGGTCCGCTACTCGATGTGGTACCGGTACCGGGAAAAACCGGACTTACACCGACCAAACACCGTGGCCGGCAAGGTGTCCCAGTCCTCATGATCAGGAGCGGAATGCCGCATTCAGTGGCGCAATGTCCGTTTCGTGAAGCGGAAGCGACTGCCCGTTATGCCCGTAATGCCAGGTCATGGGTGAGCAAACTCACATAGCCGTGGCCATTACTTCCCGGTTCAGCCGGGGATTCAGATGTTTAGCCTTGCCCTTTGCAGGGTTGGCGCCAGGGTTGGCGCATCCGACAACCATCACCCGACGAGCGAGCCGAGGCCCCGAACTCCGATGAAGACGACGATGCTGATCCGCAACATAGCCAACCCCCGCCGCACCACCCTCGCGCACCTCAAGGACGCCGAGGAGCTCCAGGTGCCGCCGGTCGCGGAACACGCCGTCGAGCTTCCGGCCCAGACCGCGAACCCGCGGCGCACGATCCTGATGGACGCGCCGGTCGCCGCCGCGCAGTAGACGCGGACAAAGAAGCGGGGCCCCGCTGCCTGCCGCGTTAGCCTGGAGTCCGCAGACTCCACCAGGCCGGCAGACAGAGGGGCAGACGCAGCACGTGCGCATCGCCAGGTTCTCGATCGATGGAAACGTCGCGTTCGGCGCGGTCGAGGGCAGCACCGCCCCCGGCGACGAATCGACGCTCGTCCTCGACATCATCAAGGGCATCCCGTTCGCGGACTTCGAGCTCTCCGGGGTCAAGGTCCCGCTCGCCAAGGTCCGCTTGCTGCCGCCCGTGCTCCCCAACAAGGTCGTGGCCATCGGCCGCAACTACGCGGAGCACGCCGCGGAGCTCGGCCACTCCCTCGTGGACGCCGACGGCCGCCCGGAAGCCCCCATCACCTTCTTCAAGCCCTCCACCTCGGTGGTCGGCTCGGGGGACCCCATCACGTACCCCTCCTTCTCCGAGGAACTCCACCACGAGGCGGAGCTCGCCGTGGTGATCGGCCGCATGTGCCGCGAGGTCCCCAAGGAGCGCGTCAAGGACGTGATCCTCGGCTACACCTGCGCCAACGACGTCACCGCGCGCGACGTCCAGCGGCGCGAGAAGCAGTGGGCGCGGGCCAAGGGCTTCGACAGCTCCTGCCCGCTCGGCCCCTGGATCGAGACCGATCTGGACCCGACCGACCTGACCATCCAGTGCACCGTGAACGGCGAACAACGCCAGCTCGGCCGCACCGGCGACATGATCCGCTCCATCGAGGACCTGGTCGTGCACATCACCGAGGCCATGACGCTGCTCCCGGGCGACGTCATCCTCACGGGGACCCCGGCCGGAGTCGGACCCCTCAACGTCGGCGACGAGGTCGCCGTCACCATCGAAGGCATCGGCACTCTCACCAACAAGGTGATCAAGCGTGGCTAACGCGAACGTCCGCGTACGTTTCTGTCCCTCCCCGACCGGCAACCCCCACGTGGGCCTGGTCCGGACCGCTCTCTTCAACTGGGCGTTCGCCCGCCACCACGGCGGCACGTTCGTCTTCCGCATCGAGGACACCGACGCGGCCCGCGACTCCGAGGAGTCCTACGGCCAGCTGCTCGACTCGCTGCGCTGGCTCGGCTTCACCTGGGACGAGGGCCCCGAGGTCGGCGGCCCGCACGCCCCGTACCGCCAGTCCCAGCGCATGGACATCTACGCGGACGTCGCGAAGAAGCTCCAGGACGGCGGCCACGCCTACCACTGCTACTGCACCACCGAGGAGCTCGACGCGCGCCGCGACGCCGCGCGTGCGGCCGGCAAGCCGTCCGGCTACGACGGCCACTGCCGCGAGCTGACCGCCGAGCAGGTGGCCGCGTACGAGGCCGAGGGCCGCACCTCGATCGTCCGCTTCCGGATGCCCGACGAGACGATCACCTTCACCGACCTGGTCCGCGGCGAGATCTCCGTCGCCCCCGAGAACGTGCCCGACTTCGGCATCGTCCGGGCCAACGGCGCCCCGCTGTACACCCTGGTCAACCCGGTCGACGACGCGCTGATGGAGATCACGCACGTGCTCCGCGGCGAGGACCTGCTGTCCTCCACCCCGCGCCAGATCGCGCTCTACCGGGCGCTGATCGAGCTGGGCGTCGCCAAGACGGTCCCGGAGTTCGGCCACCTGCCGTACGTCATGGGCGAGGGCAACAAGAAGCTCTCCAAGCGCGACCCGGAGTCCTCGCTCAACCTGTACCGCGAGCGCGGCTTCCTCCCCGAGGGCCTGCTGAACTACCTCTCGCTCCTCGGCTGGTCCTTCTCCAAGGACCAGGACATCTTCTCGATCGAGGAGATGGTCGCGAAGTTCGACATCCCGGACGTCAACGCCAACCCGGCGCGCTTCGACCTCAAGAAGGCCGAGTCGATCAACGCCGACCACATCCGGCTGCTCGACCCGAAGGCCTTCGCGGCCGCCTGCGCGCCGTGGCTGGAGGCCCCGCACGCCAACTGGGCCCCCGAGGACTTCGACGCCGAGGCCTGGGAGCGCATCGCGCCGTACGCCCAGACCCGGGTGACCGTGCTGTCCGACATCACGGCCAACGTCGACTTCCTGTTCCGCAAGGAGCCGGTCGAGGACCAGGCGTCGTGGGACAAGGCGATGAAGGGCGAGCCCGCGGCCCTGCTGACGACCGCCCGCGCCAACCTGGAGACGGCCGACTGGAGCGACCCCGAGTCCCTCAAGCAGGCCGTGCTCACCGCCGGCGAGGCCCACGGTCTCAAGCTCGGCAAGGCCCAGGCCCCGGTCCGCGTCGCCGTCACCGGCCGCACGGTGGGCCTGCCGCTCTTCGAGTCGCTGGAGATCCTGGGCAAGGAGCGTTCGCTGGCCCGCATCGACGCGACCCTGGCCAGGCTCGCCGCCTAGGCATCGCCTGGGCACCACCCGTACGTCCCCCGGGGGCGGCGGCCGAAAAGGCCGCCGCCCCCGGGGCGTTTCGGCGTAGCCTCGGCCGTATGCCGATCAGTGCTGTGCTGTGGGACATCGACGACACCCTCTTCGACTACACCGGCGCGGACACGGCCGGCCTCGCGGCGCACCTCGCCGACGAGGGACTGGAGGCGCGGTACGGCTCGCCGGCCGAGGCGCTCGCGCTGTGGCGCCGTCTCACCGAACGGCACTGGGACCGCTTCGCCGCGGGCCGGGTGACCTTCCGGGAGCAGCGCCGGGACCGGGTGCGGGACTTCCTGGAGCGGCCCGACATGAGCGCGCCCGAGACCGACGACTGGTTCGACCGGTACGTCGCCCACTACCAGGCCGCCTGGACCCTGTTCCCCGACGCGGTGCCCGCGCTGGACGCCCTCGCCGACGGGTACCGGCACGGCGTGCTCTCCAACTCCTCGCTCGCCAACCAGGATCCCAAGCTGCGCCGGCTCGGCCTGCGCGAACGCTTCGAGGTACTGGTCTGCGCCGCCGAACTCGGCGTCAGCAAGCCCGCCGCGGAGGCCTTCCTGAAGGCCTGCGCGGCGCTCGGACTGCCGCCGGGCGAGGTCGCGTACGTGGGGGACCAGCCCGAGATCGACGCCCGCGGCGCCCGTGACGCGGGCCTCACGGCGGTGTGGCTCGACCGTCGAGGCGACGCGGGCCCGGGGCCCGAGGGCGTACACAGGATCGACGGACTCGGGCGGCTGCCCGCGCTGCTGGCCGCGGATACCCGTTTTGGAGCACGGTCAGGCATCCGGTAATGTTCTTTCTGCGCCGCCCGAGCGGGCCGAAAGGCCGGGATGGGGGCGCTAACCAAACGAAAGTGCCGCAAGGCCTTGAGTTTTGGTGGGCTATAGTGTAATTGGCAACACGAGGGTTTCTGGTTCCCTTATTCTAGGTTCGAGTCCTGGTAGCCCAGCGCAGTACAGAAGTAACGCAGTGCTTGCCCCCGTTGTGTAGCGGCCTAGCACGCCGCCCTCTCAAGGCGGTAGCGCCGGTTCGAATCCGGTCGGGGGTACAGATCCTTCCCGCGAGATCTCCAGGGTCGCACCCGGATGTTTTGATGCAGGATCGCTAGGGCCCCCGTTGTGTAGCGGCCTAGCACGCCGCCCTCTCAAGGCGGTAGCGCCGGTTCGAATCCGGTCGGGGGTACTGTGTCTAGCTGGTCTAGACCTTTGGGCTATAGTGTAATTGGCAACACGAGAGTTTCTGGTTCTCTTATTCTAGGTTCGAGTCCTGGTAGCCCAGCGCAGCACCGCAGTAACAGCTAGCCCCCGTTGTGTAGCGGCCTAGCACGCCGCCCTCTCAAGGCGGTAGCGCCGGTTCGAATCCGGTCGGGGGTACGCATCGAAGAGGCCCTCCGCGTTCATCGCGGAGGGCCTCTTTCGTATGTCCGGCGTCGGATCGCGCAGGCGGGACGGTCGCGCGACCGCCGCGCCGGCGGCTCGTGAATGCGGGCCCGGAGGCGCGTGTGCAGGACGTGTGCGGCGTCGTACGCGCCCCCGGACCCGGGGGAGTGGGGGAGGTCGAAAAGGGATCAGCCGGTTCGGCGCAGGGCCTCCGACAGGCGGGCGGCCGCGTCGATGACGGCCTGGGCGTGCATCCGCCCCGGGTGTCGGGTCAGGCGCTCGATCGGCCCGGAGACCGACACCGACGCGACCACCCGGTTCGAGGGTCCACGCACCGGCGCCGACACGGAAGCCACACCGGGCTCCCGCTCGCCGATCGACTGCGCCCAGCCGCGGCGCCGTACGCCCGAGAGCGCCGTCGCCGTGAAACGCGCGCCCTGGAGCCCGCGGTGGAGCCGCTCGGGCTCCTCCCAGGCCATCAGGATCTGCGCGGCCGAACCGGCCTTCATCGGGAGCGTGGAGCCCACCGGGACGGTGTCCCGCAGGCCCGACAGCCGCTCGGCCGCGGCCACGCAGATGCGCATGTCGCCCTGACGCCGGTAGAGCTGCGCGCTCTCCCCGGTCACGTCACGGAGGTGGGTGAGCACCGGTCCGGCCGTCGCGAGCAGGCGGTCCTCGCCGGCAGCGGCGGCAAGCTCTGCCAACCGCGGACCGAGGATGAAACGTCCCTGCATGTCCCTCGCCACCATCCGGTGGTGTTCCAGTGCCACGGCAAGGCGATGTGCCGTGGGTCGTGCGAGCCCTGTCGCCGCGACCAGCCCGGCGAGGGTGGCCGGACCGGACTCCAGTGCGCTCAGTACCAGAGCTGCCTTGTCGAGAACGCCGACGCCGCTAGAGTTGTCCATGAAACGATATTCGCGTCTCACACTGTGAAACGCAAGTTCAATTTTTCCAAGAAACAGCGAGTCTGTATGTGCGGGTCCACGAACCACTGGGTCCGAGCCTCGGTCCGGCGCGTGGGGTACGGACGATCAGGCGCACCGGATCTCTAATAAGCGCCGGCACAACCGGCCGGCCGGAGGGAAAGCGATGGGTAGGACACTCGCGGAGAAGGTCTGGGACGACCATGTCGTCCGGCGCGCGGAGGGCGAGCCCGATCTGCTCTTCATCGATCTGCACCTCCTGCACGAGGTGACCAGCCCGCAGGCGTTCGAGGGCCTGCGGCAGGCCGGCCGCAAGGTGCGCCGCCTCGACCTCACCATCGCGACCGAGGACCACAACACCCCCACCATCGACATCGACAAGCCGATCGCGGACCCGGTCTCCCGGGCCCAGCTGGAGACGCTGCGCAAGAACTGCGCCGAGTTCGGCGTGCGCCTGCACTCGCTGGGCGACGTCGAGCAGGGTGTCGTCCACGTCGTGGGACCGCAGCTGGGCCTGACCCAGCCGGGCACCACCGTGGTCTGCGGCGACTCGCACACCTCCACCCACGGCGCGTTCGGCGCGCTGGCCTTCGGCATCGGCACCAGCCAGGTCGAGCACGTGCTCGCCACCCAGACGCTGCCGCTGGCCCGCCCGAAGACGATGGCGATCACCGTCACCGGCGCGCTGGCCGAGGGCGTCACCGCGAAGGACCTGATCCTGGCGATCATCGCCCGGATCGGCACCGGCGGCGGCCAGGGCTACATCCTGGAATACCGCGGCGAGGCCATCGAGAAGCTGTCGATGGAAGCCCGGATGACCATCTGCAACATGTCGATCGAGGCCGGCGCCCGCGCGGGAATGATCGCCCCGGACCGGACCACCTTCGACTACCTCCAGGGCCGTGACCACGCGCCCGTGGGCGAGGACTGGGACGCGGCCGTCGCGTACTGGCGGACCCTGCGCACCGACGACGACGCGGTCTTCGACGCGGAGGTCGTCATCGACGGCGCCGCGCTCTCCCCGTTCGTCACCTGGGGCACCAACCCGGGCCAGGGAGCGCCGCTCTCCGCGAACGTCCCCGACCCTGCTTCGTACGAGGACGCTTCGGAGCGGCACGCCGCCGAAAAGGCCCTGGAATACATGGGGTTGACCGCCGGACAGCCGCTGCGCGACATCAACGTCGACACCGTCTTCGTAGGTTCGTGCACCAACGGCCGCATCGAGGACCTGCGTGCCGTCGCCGGCATCATCGAGGGCCGCAAAGTCGCCGAGGGCGTACGGATGCTGGTCGTTCCGGGCTCGGTCCGGGTCGCCCTCCAGGCCGTCGAGGAGGGC
This region of Streptomyces sp. NBC_00513 genomic DNA includes:
- a CDS encoding fumarylacetoacetate hydrolase family protein → MRIARFSIDGNVAFGAVEGSTAPGDESTLVLDIIKGIPFADFELSGVKVPLAKVRLLPPVLPNKVVAIGRNYAEHAAELGHSLVDADGRPEAPITFFKPSTSVVGSGDPITYPSFSEELHHEAELAVVIGRMCREVPKERVKDVILGYTCANDVTARDVQRREKQWARAKGFDSSCPLGPWIETDLDPTDLTIQCTVNGEQRQLGRTGDMIRSIEDLVVHITEAMTLLPGDVILTGTPAGVGPLNVGDEVAVTIEGIGTLTNKVIKRG
- the gltX gene encoding glutamate--tRNA ligase, with translation MANANVRVRFCPSPTGNPHVGLVRTALFNWAFARHHGGTFVFRIEDTDAARDSEESYGQLLDSLRWLGFTWDEGPEVGGPHAPYRQSQRMDIYADVAKKLQDGGHAYHCYCTTEELDARRDAARAAGKPSGYDGHCRELTAEQVAAYEAEGRTSIVRFRMPDETITFTDLVRGEISVAPENVPDFGIVRANGAPLYTLVNPVDDALMEITHVLRGEDLLSSTPRQIALYRALIELGVAKTVPEFGHLPYVMGEGNKKLSKRDPESSLNLYRERGFLPEGLLNYLSLLGWSFSKDQDIFSIEEMVAKFDIPDVNANPARFDLKKAESINADHIRLLDPKAFAAACAPWLEAPHANWAPEDFDAEAWERIAPYAQTRVTVLSDITANVDFLFRKEPVEDQASWDKAMKGEPAALLTTARANLETADWSDPESLKQAVLTAGEAHGLKLGKAQAPVRVAVTGRTVGLPLFESLEILGKERSLARIDATLARLAA
- the ndgR gene encoding IclR family transcriptional regulator NdgR — encoded protein: MDNSSGVGVLDKAALVLSALESGPATLAGLVAATGLARPTAHRLAVALEHHRMVARDMQGRFILGPRLAELAAAAGEDRLLATAGPVLTHLRDVTGESAQLYRRQGDMRICVAAAERLSGLRDTVPVGSTLPMKAGSAAQILMAWEEPERLHRGLQGARFTATALSGVRRRGWAQSIGEREPGVASVSAPVRGPSNRVVASVSVSGPIERLTRHPGRMHAQAVIDAAARLSEALRRTG
- the leuC gene encoding 3-isopropylmalate dehydratase large subunit, which encodes MGRTLAEKVWDDHVVRRAEGEPDLLFIDLHLLHEVTSPQAFEGLRQAGRKVRRLDLTIATEDHNTPTIDIDKPIADPVSRAQLETLRKNCAEFGVRLHSLGDVEQGVVHVVGPQLGLTQPGTTVVCGDSHTSTHGAFGALAFGIGTSQVEHVLATQTLPLARPKTMAITVTGALAEGVTAKDLILAIIARIGTGGGQGYILEYRGEAIEKLSMEARMTICNMSIEAGARAGMIAPDRTTFDYLQGRDHAPVGEDWDAAVAYWRTLRTDDDAVFDAEVVIDGAALSPFVTWGTNPGQGAPLSANVPDPASYEDASERHAAEKALEYMGLTAGQPLRDINVDTVFVGSCTNGRIEDLRAVAGIIEGRKVAEGVRMLVVPGSVRVALQAVEEGLDKVFKEAGAEWRHAGCSMCLGMNPDQLAPGERSASTSNRNFEGRQGKGGRTHLVSPQVAAATAVLGHLASPADLSAADATAGV
- a CDS encoding HAD family hydrolase, coding for MPISAVLWDIDDTLFDYTGADTAGLAAHLADEGLEARYGSPAEALALWRRLTERHWDRFAAGRVTFREQRRDRVRDFLERPDMSAPETDDWFDRYVAHYQAAWTLFPDAVPALDALADGYRHGVLSNSSLANQDPKLRRLGLRERFEVLVCAAELGVSKPAAEAFLKACAALGLPPGEVAYVGDQPEIDARGARDAGLTAVWLDRRGDAGPGPEGVHRIDGLGRLPALLAADTRFGARSGIR